The following proteins are co-located in the Telopea speciosissima isolate NSW1024214 ecotype Mountain lineage chromosome 9, Tspe_v1, whole genome shotgun sequence genome:
- the LOC122641161 gene encoding 9-cis-epoxycarotenoid dioxygenase NCED1, chloroplastic-like, whose translation MAASTATSASTSWAKPSSSSSSFCDLGYTSKSISFKKPTNKRAHLRCSLHTPPLLHFPNQTPSIYQPATGTATPTFPIPKPKSKPKESDKARDSKRDREGRKELDSSSNSKGKGKQQCNFLQRIAAMALDVVEGALVSSERQTPLPKTADPAVQIAGNFAPVPEHPVEQNLPVAGKIPDCIDGVYVRNGANPLFEPVSGHHLFDGDGMIHAVSITGGAASYACRFTETQRLVQERSLGRPVFPKAIGELHGHTGIARLLLFYARGLFGLVDHHHGTGVANAGLVFFNGRLLAMSEDDLPYHVHITPSGDLKTVDRFDFSGQLQSAMIAHPKLDPVSGELFALSYDVIQKPYLKYFRFSPNGIKSPDVEIPLAEPTMMHDFAITENFVVIPDQQVVFKLQEMIRGGSPVVYDKKKTARFGILDKNAVDSSGIRWVEAPDCFCFHLWNAWEDEETNEVVVIGSCMTPPDSIFNECEEGLQSVLSEIRLNLKTGKSTRRPIIAASNPDQLNLEAGMVNRNRLGRKTQFAYLAIAEPWPKVSGIAKVDLLNGEVKKFIYGDGKYGGEPFFVPRDPNSEREDDGYIVAFMHDENTSKSELVIINAMNLEFEASVKLPSRVPYGFHGTFINSKDLKNQA comes from the coding sequence ATGGCAGCTTCTACAGCAACTTCTGCTTCTACTTCATGGGCTaaaccttcttcctcttcttcctcattctgTGATTTGGGCTACACTTCCAAGTCCATCAGCTTTAAGAAGCCCACCAATAAGAGAGCCCATCTCCGGTGCTCTCTACACACTCCTCCACTTCTCCATTTCCCTAATCAAACACCTTCCATTTACCAACCAGCCACCGGTACTGCAACCCCAACTTTCCCTATACCCAAGCCTAAGTCCAAACCCAAAGAATCAGATAAAGCTAGAGACAGCaaaagagacagagagggaagaaaagagTTAGATTCCTCCTCTAACTCTAAAGGTAAAGGTAAACAGCAATGCAACTTCCTCCAAAGGATTGCAGCCATGGCCTTGGATGTGGTGGAAGGAGCTTTAGTTTCCAGCGAACGCCAAACCCCACTTCCCAAAACAGCCGACCCAGCAGTTCAGATTGCCGGCAACTTCGCTCCCGTGCCGGAACATCCTGTCGAGCAGAATCTCCCCGTCGCCGGCAAAATTCCTGATTGCATTGACGGTGTTTATGTCAGGAACGGTGCCAATCCCCTTTTCGAGCCCGTCTCGGGTCACCATTTGTTCGACGGCGACGGCATGATCCATGCCGTCTCCATCACTGGCGGTGCCGCCAGTTATGCGTGCCGATTTACCGAAACACAGCGTCTCGTGCAGGAACGCTCTCTAGGCCGCCCTGTCTTCCCTAAAGCAATTGGCGAACTCCATGGTCATACTGGCATCGCTcgacttcttctcttctacgCTCGAGGCCTTTTTGGTCTCGTCGACCACCACCATGGTACCGGAGTTGCCAACGCCGGCCTTGTCTTCTTCAACGGCCGACTCCTTGCCATGTCCGAAGACGACCTCCCTTATCACGTTCACATCACCCCTTCCGGTGATTTGAAAACTGTTGACCGGTTCGATTTCAGTGGTCAGCTCCAATCCGCCATGATCGCCCACCCGAAGCTTGACCCTGTCTCTGGCGAACTCTTTGCTCTAAGCTACGATGTCATTCAAAAGCCATATCTCAAGTACTTCCGCTTCTCTCCCAACGGAATCAAATCACCTGACGTCGAAATTCCACTTGCAGAGCCTACCATGATGCACGATTTCGCCATTACTGAGAATTTCGTCGTAATTCCAGATCAACAAGTAGTTTTCAAGTTACAGGAAATGATTCGCGGTGGTTCACCGGTGGTTTACGATAAAAAGAAAACCGCCCGGTTCGGAATCTTGGACAAGAACGCAGTTGATTCGTCCGGGATCCGTTGGGTCGAAGCTCCCGATTGCTTCTGCTTCCATCTATGGAACGCTtgggaagatgaagaaactaATGAGGTAGTGGTGATTGGTTCATGCATGACTCCACCTGATTCAATTTTCAACGAATGCGAGGAAGGGCTGCAGAGTGTTCTTTCCGAGATCAGACTTAACCTGAAGACCGGGAAATCAACTCGCCGGCCAATCATTGCCGCTTCGAATCCTGATCAATTGAACCTTGAAGCCGGAATGGTGAACCGTAATCGACTGGGGAGGAAAACCCAGTTCGCCTACCTCGCAATCGCAGAGCCCTGGCCTAAAGTCTCTGGGATAGCAAAAGTAGACCTTTTGAAtggagaagtgaagaaattcATATATGGAGATGGGAAATATGGTGGAGAACCGTTCTTTGTACCAAGAGATCCAAATTCAGAGAGAGAAGATGATGGGTACATAGTAGCATTCATGCATGATGAGAATACGTCTAAGTCAGAGCTTGTGATTATAAACGCCATGAATTTGGAGTTTGAAGCTTCAGTTAAGTTACCTTCAAGGGTCCCTTATGGTTTCCATGGGACATTTATTAATTCCAAAGACTTGAAGAATCAAGCCTAG